The genome window CCTGACAGTGACCCGTTTTCCTGGTGTGTTTGCAATTCCTCGAATGGCGGCCTGACCCCATTCGCTTCAATCCATAAGCACTTTTTCGGAGTCGACAGATATGGCCATTTCTCTCAAGCCCCTTGACGATCGCGTCGTCGTTCAGCCCATGGAAGCCGAAGAGCGGACCGCGGGCGGGATCGTCCTGCCGGACGCCGCCAAGGAAAAGCCGCAGCGCGGCAAGGTTGTCGCCGTCGGCCCGGGCCGGCTGCTCGACAGCGGCGAGCGGTGCGCGGTTTCGGTCGTCGTCGGTGACGAAGTCCTGTTCGGCAAGTACGGCGGAACGGAAATCGAAGTCGACGGCCAGGAAGTCAAGATCCTCCGCGAGAGCGACATCCTCGCGAAGGTGGTCTGAGACAAGTTTTCCGTCGTCAGCCGTCAGTTTTGAGTCAGAGCGAAGCGGGCGTTTGAGGAGACTCAAACGC of Planctomyces sp. SH-PL14 contains these proteins:
- the groES gene encoding co-chaperone GroES; protein product: MAISLKPLDDRVVVQPMEAEERTAGGIVLPDAAKEKPQRGKVVAVGPGRLLDSGERCAVSVVVGDEVLFGKYGGTEIEVDGQEVKILRESDILAKVV